In uncultured Trichococcus sp., one DNA window encodes the following:
- a CDS encoding aromatic acid exporter family protein: protein MTLSHRTIKIAFATVIAILIAQFFNLNYSVSAGIIAILSVLDTKKSSVLTALQRIASTVLALTIAAILFRLFGFHIIVFGVYLLFYVPLAYRFTLQSGIAPCSVLVTHLLLEKQTSFPWLLNELALMMIGAGVAILFNLYMPSKASQIILLREQVEAQMKEVLHSFSVALREGHDRNQNRLLNELDDQLEKYRQVVYAEFDNQLLDQSTYNIRYFDMRSEQVTILKYMATNLGLCALPTNENKILAGLLFLTAAQLHEQNTGIYLMEDIDSLLQSFRESELPATRAEFENRAILFQLLNDFRRFIQTKKDFYEEYAAEIKTIK from the coding sequence ATGACATTGAGCCACCGCACCATCAAAATCGCTTTTGCGACTGTCATTGCCATTCTGATTGCGCAATTTTTTAATCTGAATTATTCCGTTTCAGCCGGGATCATCGCGATCCTTAGTGTGCTGGACACCAAAAAATCATCCGTTCTGACGGCTCTGCAGCGGATTGCCTCCACTGTGTTGGCATTGACGATCGCGGCGATCCTGTTCCGCCTCTTCGGCTTCCACATCATCGTGTTCGGCGTCTATCTGTTGTTCTATGTACCGTTGGCCTACCGCTTCACTCTTCAATCCGGCATCGCGCCTTGTTCAGTGCTTGTGACGCATCTGTTGCTGGAAAAGCAGACAAGCTTTCCTTGGCTTCTGAACGAACTCGCCTTGATGATGATCGGCGCCGGCGTGGCTATTTTGTTCAATCTCTACATGCCTTCCAAAGCGAGCCAGATCATTTTGCTCCGCGAACAAGTGGAGGCGCAGATGAAGGAAGTGCTGCACAGTTTCAGCGTCGCCCTTCGCGAGGGGCATGACCGCAATCAAAACCGGTTGTTGAATGAATTGGATGATCAATTGGAAAAATACAGGCAGGTCGTCTATGCGGAATTCGACAATCAGTTGCTGGACCAATCGACCTATAATATCCGCTACTTTGATATGCGCAGCGAGCAAGTCACCATCCTGAAATATATGGCCACTAATCTCGGACTATGCGCGCTGCCGACAAACGAAAACAAGATTTTGGCTGGGCTGTTATTTCTGACGGCAGCCCAGCTGCATGAGCAGAACACGGGGATTTACCTGATGGAGGACATCGATTCTTTGCTGCAATCGTTCCGCGAAAGCGAGTTGCCGGCCACCCGTGCGGAGTTCGAAAACCGTGCCATCTTGTTCCAGTTGCTGAACGACTTCAGACGCTTCATCCAGACGAAAAAAGACTTCTACGAAGAGTACGCAGCTGAAATAAAAACAATAAAATGA
- a CDS encoding deoxynucleoside kinase, with translation MLVMAGMIGAGKSTYTEMISRRLGTEAFFESVDYNPILDKFYDNPQKWAFSLQIYFLNTRFRSIKAALTDDNNVLDRSIYEDALFTRVNHLQGNISKEEMDIYNDLLANMMEELEGMPKKAPDLLIYLDGSFETILDHIRKRGREFEQIEDDSELLAYYELLFKNYEQWYQEYDQSPKIRINIDSFDIVNNSGDEEKVIAIIEKALLEVRGEGSELTYAGSSKG, from the coding sequence GTGCTGGTAATGGCAGGAATGATAGGTGCTGGAAAGTCGACTTATACTGAAATGATTTCAAGAAGATTGGGGACGGAGGCCTTTTTCGAAAGCGTCGATTACAACCCGATTTTGGACAAGTTTTATGATAACCCACAAAAATGGGCTTTCAGCCTTCAAATATATTTCTTGAATACGCGTTTCCGCAGCATCAAGGCTGCATTGACCGATGACAATAACGTCTTGGATCGATCCATTTATGAGGATGCTTTGTTTACGAGGGTCAACCATCTGCAAGGCAACATCTCAAAAGAAGAGATGGATATCTACAACGACCTGTTGGCGAATATGATGGAAGAGCTGGAAGGCATGCCCAAAAAAGCGCCGGATCTGCTGATCTATCTGGATGGGTCCTTCGAGACGATTTTGGATCATATCCGCAAGCGCGGCCGTGAATTTGAGCAGATCGAGGATGATTCCGAGTTGCTGGCCTACTATGAATTACTTTTCAAAAATTATGAGCAATGGTATCAGGAGTACGATCAAAGTCCCAAAATCAGAATCAACATCGATTCGTTCGACATCGTCAATAACAGCGGCGATGAAGAGAAGGTCATCGCCATCATCGAAAAAGCGCTCTTGGAAGTCCGCGGCGAAGGTTCCGAATTGACTTATGCCGGAAGCAGCAAGGGCTAA